In Haliaeetus albicilla chromosome 2, bHalAlb1.1, whole genome shotgun sequence, a single genomic region encodes these proteins:
- the LOC104317926 gene encoding CMP-N-acetylneuraminate-beta-galactosamide-alpha-2,3-sialyltransferase 2-like translates to MLCQRRTHVVLALCLLLVLWQCFRAPTDGLSPFPWAPSHLNAPAACCTPGANSSAWFNSSYNMAMGPLLTGAAHELSSDVVQWWLTLQGPQSGTQLQAIIQQLFTVLRAPTSSVWDQSCCRTCAVVGNSGRLKGSGHGLQIDAHDWVLRMNRAKIAGFELDVGMRTTHHFMYPESAVDLRPGVHLVLVPFKPLDLQWVASAFSTGELTHTYVRVKQFIEADRNKVLILSPAFLKYIHDNWTQHHGRYPSTGFTALLFALHACQQVSVFGFGADSEGNWHHYWEKNRWSGAFRRTRVHDADIEFSIIETLAAEGRILFYK, encoded by the exons ATGCTGTGCCAGAGGCGCACACATGTGGTGCTggccctgtgcctgctgctggttCTGTGGCAatgtttccgagcccccacaGATGGCCTCAGCCCCTTCCCTTGGGCTCCCTCCCACCTCAATgcccctgctgcctgctgcactCCTGGTGCCAACAGCTCCGCATGGTTCAACTCCAGCTACAACATGGCCATGGGGCCTCTGCTGACAGGCGCAGCCCACGAACTCTCCTCTGATGTGGTTCAGTGGTGGCTG ACACTGCAGGGTCCCCAGAGTGGCACCCAGCTCCAGGCCATAATTCAGCAGCTCTTCACTGTCCTCCGGGCCCCGACCAGCAGCGTGTGGGACCAATCTTGCTGCAGGACTTGTGCGGTGGTGGGGAACTCGGGGCGGCTGAAGGGGTCTGGCCATGGGCTACAGATCGATGCCCATGACTGGGTGCTGAG GATGAACAGAGCAAAGATCGCTGGCTTTGAACTGGATGTTGGCATGAGAACCACCCATCACTTCATGTACCCAGAGAGTGCAGTGGACCTCAGGCCCGGCGTCCACCTCGTTCTTGTCCCCTTCAAGCCACTAGACCTGCAGTGGGTGGCCAGCGCCTTCTCTACTGGAGAGCTCACGCA CACATACGTGAGAGTGAAACAGTTCATCGAAGCTGATAGAAACAAG GTGCTGATCCTGAGCCCAGCTTTCCTCAAGTACATCCATgacaactggacacagcaccATGGGCGGTACCCCTCCACCGGCTTCACAGCCCTGCTTTTCGCCTTGCATGCCTGCCAGCAG GTCTCCGTGTTTGGCTTTGGCGCAGACAGTGAAGGGAACTGGCACCACTACTGGGAGAAAAACCGCTGGTCTGGAGCCTTTCGCAGGACGAGGGTCCACGATGCTGACATCGAATTCAGCATCATCGAGACATTGGCAGCTGAAGGCAGGATTTTATTCTACAAATGA